In uncultured Bacteroides sp., one genomic interval encodes:
- a CDS encoding TrpB-like pyridoxal phosphate-dependent enzyme, with translation MSDRQKKFILPEDEIPHYWYNIQADMVNKPLPLLHPATKQPLKAEDLYPIFAEELCKQELNTTDAWIEIPEEVRELYKNYRSTPLVRAYGLEKALGTPAHIYFKNESVSPVGSHKLNSALAQAYYCKKQGVTNITTETGAGQWGAALSYAAKAFGLELAVYMVKISYEQKPYRRSIMQTFGAQVTASPSMSTRAGKDILTQYPNHPGSLGTAISEAIELATTTPNCKYVLGSVLNQVSLHQTIIGLEAEKQMEMAGEYPDVVIACFGGGSNFGGITFPFMRHNILEGKKTRFIAAEPASCPKLTRGKFQYDFGDEAGYTPLLPMFTLGHDFTPANIHAGGLRYHGAGTIVSQLMKDGLMEAVDLQQLDTFKAGCLFAQAEGIIPAPESCHAIAATINEANKCKETGEEKVILFNLSGHGLIDMASYDKYLQGDLVNYSLSDEEIAENLEKIGSLA, from the coding sequence ATGAGTGATAGACAAAAAAAATTCATACTTCCTGAAGATGAAATTCCACATTACTGGTACAATATTCAGGCAGACATGGTAAATAAGCCACTGCCTCTTCTTCATCCAGCAACAAAACAACCACTAAAAGCTGAAGATTTATACCCTATTTTTGCAGAAGAACTTTGCAAACAAGAATTGAATACAACCGATGCCTGGATTGAAATCCCTGAAGAAGTACGTGAACTTTATAAAAACTATCGTAGCACTCCTTTGGTACGTGCTTATGGATTGGAAAAAGCACTTGGCACACCCGCTCATATATATTTCAAAAATGAAAGCGTTAGCCCTGTTGGTTCACATAAATTAAATTCGGCTCTTGCTCAGGCATACTACTGCAAGAAACAAGGTGTTACTAACATTACTACTGAAACGGGGGCAGGACAATGGGGAGCTGCTCTTTCTTATGCAGCAAAAGCTTTCGGACTTGAACTTGCTGTATATATGGTTAAAATCAGCTATGAGCAAAAGCCTTACCGTCGCTCAATTATGCAGACTTTCGGAGCTCAGGTAACAGCCTCTCCTTCAATGTCTACCCGCGCGGGAAAAGATATACTGACTCAATATCCTAATCATCCGGGATCTCTTGGAACGGCTATTTCAGAAGCTATTGAGTTGGCAACAACAACTCCTAACTGTAAATATGTACTTGGATCAGTATTAAACCAGGTTTCACTACACCAAACAATTATTGGTTTGGAGGCTGAAAAACAGATGGAAATGGCAGGAGAATATCCTGATGTAGTCATTGCTTGCTTTGGTGGTGGATCAAATTTCGGTGGAATCACCTTCCCTTTCATGCGTCATAATATTCTTGAAGGAAAGAAAACAAGATTTATTGCTGCAGAACCAGCTTCTTGCCCTAAACTTACAAGAGGTAAGTTCCAATACGATTTCGGTGATGAAGCGGGATACACTCCTTTATTACCTATGTTTACACTGGGACACGACTTCACTCCGGCAAATATTCATGCAGGCGGACTTCGTTATCATGGTGCAGGAACAATTGTATCTCAGTTAATGAAGGACGGACTAATGGAGGCGGTTGACTTGCAACAACTGGATACATTCAAAGCTGGTTGTTTATTTGCTCAAGCTGAAGGTATTATTCCAGCTCCGGAATCTTGTCATGCTATTGCAGCTACAATAAACGAAGCAAACAAATGCAAAGAAACAGGTGAAGAAAAGGTTATTCTATTCAACCTTTCAGGTCATGGATTGATTGATATGGCATCATACGATAAATATCTTCAAGGTGATCTAGTCAACTATAGTCTTTCTGATGAAGAAATTGCCGAGAATCTTGAAAAGATTGGCAGCCTTGCATAA
- the nfo gene encoding deoxyribonuclease IV: MKYIGAHVSASGGVEFAPVNAHEIGANAFALFTKNQRQWVSKPLTSENINLFKENCEKYNLQAEYILPHDSYLINLGHPEEEGLQKSRAAFLDEMQRCEQLGLKLLNFHPGSHLSKETPEECLDRIAESINIALDKTKGVTAVIENTAGQGTNMGNEFWHLKHIIDRVEDKQRVGVCLDTCHTFTAGYDFLDEENYDKVFRDFDEIVGFSYLRAIHLNDSKKALGTRVDRHDSIGKGFIGLEFFQRFMKDPRFDNIPIILETPDETLWKEEIALLRSFE, from the coding sequence ATGAAATATATAGGAGCACATGTTAGTGCATCTGGCGGAGTAGAATTCGCTCCTGTTAATGCACATGAAATCGGAGCAAACGCTTTTGCTCTTTTTACTAAAAATCAACGTCAATGGGTATCAAAACCACTAACCTCTGAAAATATTAATTTATTCAAGGAAAACTGTGAAAAATACAATTTACAAGCAGAATACATCTTGCCTCACGACAGTTATTTAATTAATCTTGGTCATCCAGAGGAAGAAGGTCTACAAAAAAGTCGTGCAGCTTTTCTTGATGAGATGCAACGCTGCGAACAACTTGGATTAAAATTGCTAAATTTCCACCCAGGAAGTCACTTAAGCAAAGAGACTCCGGAAGAATGCTTGGATAGGATTGCCGAATCTATCAATATTGCTTTAGACAAAACCAAAGGAGTTACAGCAGTTATAGAAAACACAGCCGGACAAGGAACCAATATGGGCAACGAATTCTGGCATTTAAAACACATTATTGATCGTGTAGAAGACAAACAACGCGTAGGAGTATGTCTTGATACATGTCACACCTTTACTGCCGGCTACGATTTTCTCGATGAAGAAAATTATGATAAAGTATTCAGAGATTTTGATGAAATAGTTGGTTTTAGTTATCTGCGGGCAATTCACTTGAATGACTCAAAAAAAGCACTAGGTACAAGAGTAGACCGACATGACAGTATAGGAAAAGGATTTATCGGACTAGAATTCTTCCAACGATTCATGAAAGATCCTCGTTTCGACAACATACCTATTATTCTTGAAACGCCTGATGAAACACTTTGGAAAGAAGAAATCGCGCTTTTAAGAAGCTTTGAATAA
- a CDS encoding DUF4738 domain-containing protein, whose translation MKKIIPYFLLPIFILCFSACNSKSNKSEKKETIVKDSVDSAGVQRMQESKSEQTVKFKGKSYHIVLHRSACDSLSHVKTEAGDWFLDNKISLQITLDNGNKVFSKTFTKKSFASIVPDDFLSKSILEGMVFDKIVDNKFSFAASVCYPQTDLYFPMQITISSDGVISMAKEELMEEAYSDSEDKD comes from the coding sequence ATGAAAAAAATAATTCCTTATTTCCTTTTGCCGATTTTCATTTTATGTTTCTCGGCGTGTAATAGTAAAAGCAATAAGTCAGAAAAAAAGGAAACAATAGTGAAAGATAGCGTTGACTCTGCGGGAGTTCAACGGATGCAGGAGTCAAAGAGTGAACAAACTGTCAAATTTAAGGGGAAATCCTATCATATAGTGCTTCATCGTTCTGCATGTGATTCTCTTTCTCATGTGAAAACTGAAGCTGGCGATTGGTTCTTGGATAACAAAATATCCCTTCAAATAACGCTTGATAATGGAAATAAAGTTTTTAGCAAAACTTTTACGAAGAAAAGTTTTGCTTCAATAGTACCAGACGATTTTCTTTCTAAGTCCATTCTTGAAGGAATGGTTTTTGATAAAATTGTCGATAATAAATTTAGTTTTGCTGCCAGTGTTTGTTACCCTCAAACCGATCTTTATTTTCCAATGCAAATCACTATATCCTCTGATGGAGTTATAAGCATGGCCAAAGAAGAGCTTATGGAAGAAGCATATTCTGATTCTGAGGATAAAGATTAA